One segment of Micromonospora parathelypteridis DNA contains the following:
- a CDS encoding sterol desaturase family protein, translated as MTASGGGAMKEFPDVIAWSIPAFLLLIVLERVSYLLHRDDDEVGYGGADTATSLAMGLGSVFTDLLWKVPVAAAYALLYTLTPLRVAEVWWTWPLILLAQDFFYYWSHRGHHVIRILWASHVVHHSSQRFNLSTALRQPWTGLTSWVFYIPLILVGVHPAVVAFCGSVNLLYQFWIHTERIEKMPRWYEAVFNTPSHHRVHHASQGGYLDRNFGGILIVWDRLFGSFAPERERCVYGLTKNIGSYNPVRVAFHEYASIARDLRAATTWRHRVGHLFRAPGWQPAPGVVRAAGPARPDGRTSSAPG; from the coding sequence GTGACGGCGAGCGGAGGCGGCGCGATGAAGGAGTTCCCGGACGTCATCGCCTGGTCAATCCCAGCCTTCCTGCTGCTCATCGTGCTGGAGCGGGTCTCCTACCTGCTGCACCGCGACGACGACGAGGTCGGCTATGGCGGCGCGGACACCGCGACCAGCCTGGCGATGGGGCTGGGCAGCGTCTTCACCGACCTGCTCTGGAAGGTGCCGGTCGCCGCCGCGTACGCGCTGCTCTACACGCTCACCCCGCTGCGGGTGGCCGAGGTCTGGTGGACGTGGCCGCTGATCCTGCTCGCCCAGGACTTCTTCTACTACTGGTCACACCGCGGCCACCACGTGATCCGCATCCTCTGGGCCTCGCACGTGGTGCACCACTCGTCGCAACGGTTCAACCTCTCCACCGCGCTGCGCCAACCGTGGACCGGCCTGACCAGTTGGGTCTTCTACATCCCACTGATCCTGGTCGGCGTACACCCGGCGGTGGTCGCGTTCTGCGGCTCGGTCAACCTGCTCTACCAGTTCTGGATCCACACCGAGAGGATCGAGAAGATGCCGCGCTGGTACGAGGCGGTGTTCAACACCCCGTCGCACCACCGGGTGCACCACGCCTCGCAGGGCGGCTACCTGGACCGCAACTTCGGCGGCATCCTGATCGTCTGGGATCGGCTCTTCGGCTCGTTCGCGCCGGAGCGTGAGCGTTGCGTGTACGGCCTGACCAAGAACATCGGCAGCTACAACCCGGTCCGGGTGGCCTTCCACGAGTACGCCTCGATCGCCCGGGACCTCCGCGCCGCCACAACCTGGCGGCATCGCGTCGGGCATCTCTTCCGCGCGCCGGGCTGGCAGCCGGCACCGGGCGTGGTCAGGGCAGCCGGCCCTGCTCGACCAGACGGGCGAACCTCTTCAGCGCCTGGGTGA
- a CDS encoding DUF1501 domain-containing protein, with product MDTQTRRRFLLTSGVVGAGALAAGAGAYSLRDLLDTAGDRDPQARTLVLVTLYGGNDGLNTVIPYGDPAYRAARPELAYPDGEVRRLDDGFGLNPALAGLHQRWSAGGLAIVRGVGYPKPDRSHFRSMDIWHTAQPDRPGNTGWLGRWLDRAGGDPRLAVSFEPALPPLLAGERSAGAAVPVTDRKAAKGLPAETLTALAAAEAGESAARGRAAACFADLRSVDEMIRQVRDSADPDTADPDGEQAPATATGGARTPLDAQLDLVAQCVEAGVSTRAFSVSLGGFDTHADEKQLQAVLLGQLDRALTGFADRMSRTEAGRKVVVAVYSEFGRRVRANASDGTDHGTASDVLLLGAGVRGGWHGAPPSLTDLDDGDLKYTTDFRDVYATLLEQVLGADPGPVLADWRGRLDGLF from the coding sequence ATGGACACCCAGACCCGACGCAGGTTCCTGCTGACCAGCGGGGTGGTCGGCGCGGGCGCGCTGGCCGCCGGCGCCGGCGCGTACAGCCTGCGGGACCTGCTGGACACCGCCGGGGACCGCGATCCGCAGGCACGCACGCTGGTGCTGGTGACCCTCTACGGCGGCAACGACGGGCTCAACACCGTCATCCCGTACGGCGACCCCGCCTACCGGGCGGCCCGCCCCGAGCTGGCGTACCCGGACGGGGAGGTGCGGCGGTTGGACGACGGCTTCGGCCTCAACCCGGCACTGGCCGGCCTGCACCAGCGCTGGTCCGCCGGTGGTCTGGCGATCGTGCGCGGGGTCGGCTACCCGAAGCCGGACCGCAGCCATTTCCGGTCGATGGACATCTGGCACACCGCGCAGCCGGACCGGCCGGGCAACACCGGCTGGCTGGGTCGGTGGCTGGACCGGGCGGGGGGCGACCCCCGGCTGGCGGTCTCCTTCGAGCCGGCGCTGCCGCCGCTGCTGGCCGGGGAGCGGAGCGCGGGTGCCGCGGTGCCGGTGACCGACCGGAAGGCCGCCAAGGGACTCCCCGCGGAGACACTGACCGCGCTTGCGGCCGCCGAAGCGGGTGAGTCGGCGGCTCGGGGCCGGGCCGCCGCCTGCTTCGCCGACCTGCGGTCGGTGGACGAGATGATCCGCCAGGTACGCGACTCCGCCGACCCGGACACGGCGGACCCGGACGGCGAGCAGGCACCCGCGACGGCGACCGGCGGGGCACGCACCCCGCTGGACGCGCAGTTGGACCTGGTCGCGCAGTGCGTCGAGGCGGGCGTGTCCACCCGGGCCTTCTCGGTGTCGCTGGGCGGCTTCGACACCCACGCCGACGAGAAGCAGTTGCAGGCCGTCCTGCTGGGTCAGCTGGACCGGGCGTTGACCGGGTTCGCCGACCGGATGAGCCGCACCGAGGCGGGCCGGAAGGTGGTGGTGGCGGTCTACTCCGAGTTCGGCCGCCGCGTCCGGGCCAACGCCTCGGACGGCACCGACCACGGCACCGCCTCCGACGTGCTGCTGCTCGGCGCCGGCGTACGCGGCGGTTGGCACGGCGCACCGCCGAGCCTCACCGACCTCGACGACGGCGACCTGAAATACACCACCGACTTCCGGGACGTCTACGCCACGCTGCTGGAGCAGGTCCTGGGCGCCGACCCGGGCCCGGTGCTCGCCGACTGGCGGGGACGCCTGGACGGGCTTTTCTAG
- a CDS encoding DUF1800 domain-containing protein — MSDREAVAHLLRRATFGPTADEVDAAERAGPAATLDRLLTPARADRGAAATPPPALAADPYAELTGESTREQRQQANAERRKQIQQVTGWWLDRMVAAEDGLTEKLLFFWHGHWATSAQKVKSARMMQGQLETLRRHGRGPLSPLVAAMVRDPALIIWLDGQKNTRKAPNENLARELMELFTLGIGNYTEADVKAGARALTGWVVDRRTGAARFEARRHDPGEKTILGHSGRFDTEAYAGLLAAQPAAATFAAGRLWFRYAGTDIPAPQGLAGADTIATLRAIFSSPAFAQTRGTLVKQPVEWMVGALRQLGIRPSALPEQQHKQLLAGLNALDQVPLRPPSVGGWPAGVAWLTTSALQARLRTAGMLAAAAAPTVLARLTAAPTAGRPDALARLLVVDGWSARTRAALTPLAGEPRKLLAAGLVSPEYTVS; from the coding sequence ATGAGCGATCGTGAAGCGGTGGCGCACCTGCTGCGCCGGGCCACCTTCGGGCCGACCGCAGACGAGGTGGACGCCGCCGAGCGGGCCGGGCCGGCCGCCACCCTGGACAGGCTGCTCACCCCGGCCCGAGCCGACCGTGGTGCGGCGGCCACACCGCCGCCGGCGCTGGCTGCGGACCCGTACGCCGAGCTGACCGGCGAGTCCACCCGTGAGCAGCGGCAGCAGGCCAACGCGGAGCGGCGCAAGCAGATCCAGCAGGTCACCGGATGGTGGCTGGACCGGATGGTGGCCGCCGAGGACGGGCTGACCGAGAAGCTGCTCTTCTTCTGGCACGGGCACTGGGCGACCAGCGCGCAGAAGGTCAAGTCGGCACGGATGATGCAGGGCCAACTGGAGACGCTGCGCCGTCACGGACGTGGGCCGCTGAGCCCGCTGGTCGCCGCGATGGTGCGCGACCCCGCCCTGATCATCTGGCTGGACGGGCAGAAGAACACCCGCAAGGCGCCGAACGAGAACCTGGCCCGCGAGCTGATGGAGTTGTTCACCCTCGGCATCGGCAACTACACCGAGGCCGACGTGAAGGCCGGCGCGCGGGCCCTGACCGGCTGGGTCGTCGACCGGCGAACCGGGGCCGCCCGCTTCGAGGCCCGCCGGCACGACCCTGGCGAGAAGACCATCCTCGGGCACAGCGGCCGGTTCGACACCGAGGCGTACGCCGGCCTGCTGGCCGCCCAGCCCGCGGCGGCGACATTCGCGGCCGGGCGGCTCTGGTTCCGCTACGCCGGCACCGACATCCCGGCGCCGCAGGGCCTGGCCGGCGCGGACACCATCGCGACCCTGCGGGCGATCTTCTCGTCGCCGGCCTTCGCGCAGACCCGGGGCACGCTGGTCAAGCAGCCGGTGGAGTGGATGGTCGGCGCGCTGCGGCAGCTCGGCATCCGACCCTCCGCCCTGCCCGAGCAGCAACACAAACAACTGCTGGCCGGCCTGAACGCGCTGGACCAGGTGCCGCTGCGACCGCCCAGCGTGGGCGGCTGGCCGGCCGGGGTCGCCTGGTTGACCACCTCGGCACTGCAGGCTCGGCTGCGGACGGCCGGAATGCTCGCCGCCGCCGCGGCACCGACGGTGCTGGCCCGGCTGACCGCCGCCCCCACCGCCGGCCGACCGGACGCGCTGGCCCGGCTGCTGGTGGTCGACGGCTGGAGCGCGCGCACCCGCGCGGCACTCACCCCGCTGGCCGGCGAGCCTCGCAAGCTGCTGGCCGCCGGCCTGGTCAGCCCCGAATACACAGTCAGCTGA
- a CDS encoding DivIVA domain-containing protein: MGQLLLLLVVALTVAAVIFGVTVLVSGRDPGLAPAEPDSQAVALPTTRPLRESDVGGVRFDTGLRGYRMAQVDQAMRRAAYDIGYKSELIGVLEAEVVALREGRTEDADALREAREQSASKVTNVDVAESGADVPPADEADAPVGSTGTDPLPSATSSPADSDGVAPAVVPATGESADRDQTDGAPTEGTGQHGAAVRSESA; the protein is encoded by the coding sequence ATGGGTCAGCTTCTGCTCCTTCTGGTCGTGGCGTTGACCGTCGCGGCGGTGATATTCGGTGTGACGGTGCTGGTCAGTGGCCGTGATCCCGGCCTGGCGCCCGCCGAGCCGGATTCGCAGGCCGTGGCGTTGCCGACCACCCGGCCGTTGCGCGAATCCGATGTGGGTGGGGTCCGTTTCGACACCGGGTTGCGCGGGTACCGGATGGCCCAGGTCGATCAGGCGATGCGCCGCGCCGCCTACGACATCGGCTACAAGTCGGAGCTGATCGGCGTGCTGGAGGCGGAGGTCGTGGCGTTGCGTGAGGGCCGCACCGAGGACGCGGACGCGCTGCGTGAGGCCCGTGAGCAGTCGGCCAGCAAGGTGACGAACGTCGACGTGGCGGAGTCGGGCGCGGATGTGCCGCCGGCCGACGAGGCGGACGCCCCGGTCGGCTCGACCGGCACGGACCCGCTGCCCTCCGCCACCTCGTCCCCGGCGGATTCCGACGGCGTGGCGCCGGCCGTCGTGCCCGCCACCGGCGAGTCGGCCGATCGTGACCAGACCGACGGCGCGCCCACCGAGGGCACCGGGCAGCACGGCGCGGCGGTTCGGTCGGAGTCGGCGTGA
- a CDS encoding 2-oxoacid:acceptor oxidoreductase subunit alpha, with the protein MTKQIRQLDRVVIRFAGDSGDGMQLTGDRFTSETAQLGNDISTLPNFPAEIRAPAGTLPGVSSFQVHFADYDILTPGDAPNVLVAMNPAALKANLADLPRGADIIVNTDEFTKRNLAKVGYQASPLDDDSLAGYVVHPVALTSMTVGALAAYQVSKKDAERSKNMFALGLLSWMYSRPYESTLRFLERKFAARPELVAANVAAFKAGWNFGETTEDFAVRYEVKPAKMKPGTYRNITGNAALSLGLVAAGVRSGLPVFLGAYPITPASDILHELSKHKRFGVLTVQAEDEIAAVGAALGASYGGSLGVTTTSGPGVALKSETISLAVALELPLVIVDVQRAGPSTGMPTKTEQADLNMALYGRHGEAPVAVIAPRSPSDCFFAALEAARIALTYRTPVILLSDNYVANGSEPWLLPDVESLPDLRVEFATEPNGEDGTTFLPYLRDPETLARPWAIPGTAGLEHRIGGLEKADKTGDISYDPANHDFMVRTRAARIETIPVPDIEVEDPDGDARVLVLGWGSTYGPIGAACRGIRQRGLSIAQAHLRHLAPMPANLGEVLRSYDKVVIPEMNLGQLAHVIRARYLVDAISYNQVRGLPFTAAELETTLEEVLKNV; encoded by the coding sequence GTGACCAAGCAGATCCGTCAACTCGACCGGGTGGTCATCCGGTTCGCCGGTGACTCCGGCGACGGCATGCAGCTGACCGGCGACCGGTTCACCTCGGAAACCGCGCAACTCGGCAACGACATTTCCACGCTGCCAAACTTCCCCGCCGAGATCCGGGCCCCTGCCGGCACCCTGCCCGGCGTGTCGAGCTTCCAGGTGCACTTCGCCGACTACGACATCCTCACCCCGGGCGACGCGCCCAACGTGCTGGTGGCGATGAACCCGGCGGCCCTCAAGGCCAACCTGGCCGACCTGCCTCGCGGCGCGGACATCATCGTCAACACCGATGAGTTCACCAAGCGCAACCTCGCCAAGGTCGGCTACCAGGCCAGCCCTCTGGACGACGACTCGCTGGCCGGTTACGTCGTGCACCCGGTGGCGCTGACCTCGATGACGGTCGGCGCGCTCGCCGCCTACCAGGTGTCCAAGAAGGACGCCGAGCGGTCGAAGAACATGTTCGCGCTCGGCCTGCTCTCCTGGATGTATTCGCGACCCTACGAGTCGACGCTGCGCTTCCTGGAGCGCAAGTTCGCGGCCCGCCCGGAGCTGGTCGCGGCGAACGTCGCCGCCTTCAAGGCCGGCTGGAACTTCGGCGAGACCACCGAGGACTTCGCGGTCCGCTACGAGGTCAAGCCGGCGAAGATGAAGCCGGGCACCTACCGCAACATCACCGGCAACGCGGCGCTCTCGCTGGGGCTGGTCGCCGCCGGGGTCCGCTCCGGGCTGCCGGTCTTCCTCGGCGCGTACCCGATCACGCCCGCGTCGGACATCCTGCACGAGCTGAGCAAGCACAAGCGCTTCGGCGTCCTCACCGTGCAGGCCGAGGACGAGATCGCCGCGGTCGGCGCCGCGCTGGGCGCGTCGTACGGCGGGTCACTCGGGGTGACCACCACCAGCGGCCCGGGCGTGGCACTCAAGAGCGAGACGATCTCGCTCGCGGTGGCGCTGGAGCTGCCGTTGGTGATCGTGGACGTGCAGCGTGCCGGCCCGTCGACCGGTATGCCGACCAAGACCGAGCAGGCCGACCTCAACATGGCGCTCTATGGTCGGCACGGCGAGGCGCCGGTCGCGGTGATCGCGCCCCGGTCACCATCGGACTGCTTCTTCGCAGCGCTGGAGGCGGCCCGGATCGCGCTGACCTACCGCACCCCGGTGATCCTGCTGTCCGACAACTACGTCGCCAACGGTTCCGAGCCGTGGCTGCTGCCCGACGTGGAGTCGCTGCCCGACCTGCGGGTCGAGTTCGCCACCGAACCCAACGGCGAGGACGGCACCACCTTCCTGCCCTACCTGCGCGATCCGGAGACCCTGGCCCGCCCGTGGGCGATCCCGGGCACGGCAGGGCTGGAGCACCGGATCGGCGGCCTGGAGAAGGCCGACAAGACCGGCGACATCTCCTACGACCCGGCCAACCATGACTTCATGGTGCGCACCCGGGCCGCCCGGATCGAGACGATTCCGGTGCCGGACATCGAGGTCGAGGACCCGGACGGCGACGCCCGGGTGCTGGTCCTCGGCTGGGGCTCGACGTACGGGCCGATCGGCGCCGCCTGCCGCGGGATCCGCCAGCGCGGCCTGTCCATCGCCCAGGCGCACCTGCGGCACCTCGCACCGATGCCGGCCAACCTCGGTGAGGTGCTGCGCTCGTACGACAAGGTGGTCATCCCGGAGATGAACCTGGGCCAGCTCGCCCACGTCATCCGGGCCCGCTACCTGGTCGACGCGATCAGCTACAACCAGGTCCGCGGCCTGCCGTTCACGGCCGCCGAGCTGGAGACGACGCTGGAAGAGGTGCTGAAGAATGTCTGA
- a CDS encoding DNA-3-methyladenine glycosylase I: protein MTDLVIGADGLARCAWGSSTPDYAIYHDTEWGRPLRGDDALYERMTLEAFQSGLSWLTILRKRPAFWLAFDEFHIPTVAGYDDADVTRLLADAGIVRNRAKIEAAIVNARAALELPEGLSALLWSFAPEPRPARLASFAELAPITPESTAMAKALKKRGFRFVGPTTAYALMQATGMVDDHIVGCHVTL, encoded by the coding sequence GTGACTGACCTGGTGATCGGTGCGGACGGGCTGGCTCGCTGCGCCTGGGGGTCGAGCACCCCCGACTACGCCATCTACCACGACACCGAGTGGGGGCGGCCGCTGCGCGGCGACGACGCGCTCTACGAGCGGATGACGCTGGAGGCGTTCCAGTCCGGGCTGTCCTGGCTGACCATCCTGCGCAAACGACCGGCGTTCTGGCTGGCCTTCGACGAGTTCCACATCCCGACCGTCGCCGGGTACGACGACGCCGACGTGACCCGGCTGCTCGCCGACGCCGGCATCGTCCGCAACCGGGCCAAGATCGAGGCGGCGATCGTCAACGCCCGCGCAGCGCTGGAGCTGCCGGAAGGATTGTCCGCGCTGCTCTGGTCCTTCGCACCGGAGCCTCGGCCGGCCCGCCTCGCCTCGTTCGCCGAGCTCGCGCCGATCACCCCTGAGTCGACGGCGATGGCCAAGGCGCTCAAGAAGCGCGGTTTCCGGTTCGTCGGCCCGACCACCGCCTACGCGCTGATGCAGGCCACCGGCATGGTCGACGATCACATCGTCGGATGTCATGTCACCCTCTGA
- the ndhC gene encoding NADH-quinone oxidoreductase subunit A: MTGYLGSYATLGLLLLASVLFFVTAFSANRVLRPARPADPPGKRASYECGLDPVGADWAQMQIRYYVYAYLYVLFAVEAVFLFPWAVVFDRPGFGLVTVVEMAVFVAVLALGILYAWRRNILRWT; this comes from the coding sequence GTGACCGGATACCTGGGCTCGTACGCGACGCTTGGGCTCCTGCTGCTCGCCAGCGTTCTGTTCTTCGTTACGGCGTTCTCGGCCAATCGGGTGTTACGCCCGGCGCGTCCGGCCGATCCGCCCGGCAAACGGGCCAGCTACGAGTGTGGGCTCGACCCGGTCGGCGCGGACTGGGCACAGATGCAGATCCGCTACTACGTCTACGCGTACCTGTATGTGCTGTTCGCGGTCGAGGCGGTGTTCCTCTTCCCCTGGGCGGTGGTCTTCGACCGGCCGGGCTTCGGCCTGGTGACGGTGGTGGAGATGGCGGTGTTCGTGGCGGTGCTCGCGCTCGGCATCCTCTATGCCTGGCGTAGGAACATCCTCCGCTGGACCTGA
- the folP gene encoding dihydropteroate synthase, which translates to MAGALRLGGRTFAPGELVVMAIINRTPDSFFDRGATFAADSALRAVERAVDEGAAIIDIGGVKAGPGVDVGVAEEIRRTVDTIAAVRAAFPEVVISIDTWRAEVATEAVAAGADLLNDTWSGADPTLAGVAAQTGAGLVCSHAGGLVPRTRPHRAAFEDVVADVVATVTGLAERAVAAGVRPDGILIDPAHDFGKNTRHSLEITRRLDELTGTGWPVLVALSNKDFIGETLDLPVPERLEGTLAATAVSAWLGARVFRAHQVGPTRRVLDMVASIRGDRPPAATRRGLA; encoded by the coding sequence ATGGCCGGGGCGCTTCGGCTGGGTGGGCGCACGTTCGCCCCCGGCGAGCTGGTGGTGATGGCGATCATCAACCGCACACCGGACTCGTTCTTCGACCGAGGGGCCACCTTCGCCGCCGACAGCGCGCTGCGCGCGGTGGAGCGGGCCGTGGACGAAGGCGCGGCGATCATCGACATCGGCGGGGTCAAGGCCGGCCCCGGGGTGGACGTCGGCGTCGCCGAGGAGATCCGCCGCACGGTGGACACCATCGCCGCCGTCCGGGCCGCGTTCCCGGAGGTGGTGATCTCCATCGACACCTGGCGTGCCGAGGTGGCGACGGAGGCCGTGGCCGCCGGCGCCGACCTCCTCAACGACACCTGGTCGGGCGCCGACCCGACCCTGGCCGGGGTGGCCGCGCAGACCGGCGCGGGCCTGGTCTGCTCGCACGCCGGCGGCCTCGTCCCACGGACCAGGCCGCACCGGGCGGCCTTCGAGGACGTGGTGGCCGACGTGGTCGCGACGGTGACCGGGCTCGCCGAGCGAGCGGTGGCGGCAGGGGTACGCCCCGACGGCATCCTCATCGACCCCGCCCACGACTTCGGCAAGAACACCCGACACTCCCTGGAGATCACCCGCCGGTTGGACGAGCTGACCGGAACCGGCTGGCCGGTGCTGGTGGCGCTCTCCAACAAGGACTTCATCGGTGAGACGCTGGATTTGCCGGTGCCCGAACGGCTGGAGGGGACGCTCGCCGCGACGGCGGTCTCGGCCTGGCTGGGCGCTCGGGTGTTCCGGGCCCACCAGGTCGGCCCGACCCGCCGGGTGCTGGACATGGTGGCCTCGATCCGAGGTGACCGGCCGCCCGCGGCGACCCGCCGGGGCCTGGCCTGA
- a CDS encoding enoyl-CoA hydratase-related protein, translating to MTEPLLVDRTDAVVTLTLNRANAMNALDVPLKEALRDALAELETDRSCRAVVLAGAGGSFSAGQDLREHVSTLENSASDPLGTVRAHYNPIAARLANLPKPVIAAVRGMAAGAGASLAFLADIRIGGPTTSFLMAFAKVGLAADTGASWTLPRLVGHAKAVELLMLAEPVRAEEACRLGLLNRLVDDDEQVLPAAQELAARLAAGPTVAYGAIKRQLSIADAGTLADALAAEAQAQAICGATADHRAATLAFVAKQKPVFEGR from the coding sequence GTGACCGAGCCGCTGCTGGTCGACCGGACCGACGCCGTCGTCACCCTCACGCTGAACCGGGCGAACGCGATGAACGCGCTCGACGTGCCGCTCAAGGAGGCGCTGCGGGACGCCCTGGCCGAGCTGGAGACCGACCGGTCCTGCCGCGCGGTCGTGCTGGCCGGGGCCGGCGGGTCGTTCAGCGCCGGTCAGGACCTGCGCGAGCACGTGTCCACCCTGGAAAACTCCGCCAGTGACCCCCTGGGCACCGTGCGGGCGCACTACAACCCGATCGCCGCCCGGCTCGCCAACCTGCCCAAGCCGGTGATCGCCGCGGTCCGTGGGATGGCCGCCGGGGCGGGCGCGTCGCTGGCGTTCCTCGCCGACATCCGCATCGGCGGCCCCACCACCAGCTTCCTGATGGCCTTCGCCAAGGTCGGCCTCGCCGCCGACACCGGCGCCTCCTGGACGCTGCCCCGGCTGGTCGGCCACGCCAAGGCGGTGGAGCTGCTGATGCTGGCGGAGCCGGTCCGCGCCGAGGAGGCCTGCCGGTTGGGCCTGCTCAACCGGTTGGTGGACGACGACGAGCAGGTGTTGCCGGCCGCCCAGGAGTTGGCCGCCCGCCTCGCCGCCGGCCCGACCGTCGCGTACGGGGCGATCAAGCGGCAACTTTCCATCGCCGACGCCGGCACCCTCGCCGACGCCCTCGCGGCCGAGGCGCAGGCCCAGGCGATCTGCGGCGCCACCGCTGACCACCGGGCGGCCACGCTCGCCTTCGTCGCCAAGCAGAAACCGGTCTTCGAGGGACGCTGA
- a CDS encoding SRPBCC family protein, with product MTGPGGADDLREAAQPGAGEVTATVIVDAPAERVFAALLAWERQSDWIPFTRVRVVEGDGREGSRIEAVTALGRATLRDEMQVVRVDEPYEIGVVHYGQLLRGPGVLRCTQLDRARTQVVWHEWFHLPGGRAGRLAWPVLWPGSKLGLTQALKRFARLVEQGRLP from the coding sequence GTGACCGGTCCGGGGGGCGCCGACGATCTTCGTGAGGCCGCCCAACCCGGTGCCGGTGAGGTAACCGCGACGGTCATCGTCGACGCCCCGGCGGAGCGGGTCTTCGCCGCGCTGCTCGCCTGGGAACGTCAGTCCGACTGGATCCCGTTCACCCGCGTCCGCGTGGTCGAGGGCGACGGGCGCGAGGGCAGCCGGATCGAGGCCGTGACCGCGCTCGGCCGGGCCACGCTGCGCGACGAGATGCAGGTGGTCCGGGTCGACGAGCCGTACGAGATCGGCGTGGTGCACTACGGCCAGTTGCTGCGCGGCCCGGGTGTGCTGCGCTGCACCCAGCTTGATCGAGCCCGCACCCAGGTCGTCTGGCACGAGTGGTTCCACCTGCCGGGCGGGCGAGCCGGTCGACTTGCCTGGCCGGTGCTCTGGCCCGGCTCCAAGCTCGGCCTCACCCAGGCGCTGAAGAGGTTCGCCCGTCTGGTCGAGCAGGGCCGGCTGCCCTGA
- a CDS encoding PaaX family transcriptional regulator translates to MQARSALFDLYGDHLRPKGGRAPVAALVKLLAPLGIAPPAVRTAVSRMVRQGWLEPLRLASGPGYSITPKAARRLDEAAARIYRTGRVTWDGRFDLLVLEAPGSRRDRQRLAANLTFLGYGTLDEQTWVATRPAEDVDLLLAESGIRFERFTAAHFSGTPGAMGVVRRAWNLSEIGHAYERFVADQRPLLAAVTVRSSDEEAYATRFRLVHAWRTFLFRDPQLPPALLPERWPGTAAASFFDRHAARLRPAADRYVEQCLDAGNRIVRQKGR, encoded by the coding sequence ATGCAGGCACGGTCGGCACTCTTCGACCTGTACGGCGACCACCTCCGTCCGAAGGGTGGCCGCGCACCGGTTGCCGCCCTGGTCAAGCTACTGGCGCCGCTGGGAATCGCACCGCCCGCCGTTCGCACCGCCGTGTCCCGGATGGTGCGTCAGGGCTGGCTCGAACCACTCCGGTTGGCCTCCGGACCGGGATATTCGATCACACCGAAAGCTGCCCGGCGACTCGACGAGGCAGCGGCCCGGATCTACCGAACCGGCCGGGTCACCTGGGACGGCCGGTTCGATCTGCTGGTGTTGGAGGCTCCGGGCTCCCGACGGGACCGGCAGCGACTCGCCGCCAACCTGACCTTCCTCGGCTACGGAACGCTCGACGAGCAGACCTGGGTCGCCACCCGCCCCGCCGAGGACGTCGACCTGCTCCTCGCCGAGTCCGGCATCCGATTCGAGCGGTTCACCGCCGCACACTTCTCCGGCACACCCGGGGCGATGGGCGTGGTCCGCCGGGCCTGGAACCTGAGCGAGATCGGCCACGCCTACGAACGCTTCGTCGCCGACCAGCGCCCGCTGCTCGCCGCCGTCACCGTGCGCAGCAGCGACGAGGAGGCGTACGCGACCCGGTTCCGGCTCGTGCACGCGTGGCGTACCTTCCTCTTCCGGGACCCGCAGCTGCCCCCGGCGCTGCTGCCCGAACGCTGGCCTGGCACCGCCGCGGCCAGTTTCTTCGACCGGCACGCGGCCCGCCTGCGTCCGGCCGCCGACCGGTACGTCGAACAGTGCCTCGACGCCGGCAACCGCATCGTCCGACAGAAGGGTCGTTAG
- a CDS encoding DUF3117 domain-containing protein: MAAMKPRTGDGPLEVTKEGRGIVMRVPLEGGGRLVVEMTPDEANALGDALKAAAG, from the coding sequence ATGGCGGCGATGAAGCCGCGGACGGGCGACGGTCCGCTGGAAGTCACCAAGGAGGGGCGGGGCATCGTCATGCGGGTCCCGCTGGAGGGCGGTGGCCGGCTCGTCGTCGAGATGACTCCCGACGAGGCCAACGCGCTCGGTGACGCGTTGAAGGCAGCGGCCGGCTGA